The DNA sequence CCAAGCgaacagtatctgctagcgataggcttgagttattacaaatagtatcaaagtcaaGCACCGAgcaatgtgctagcgaggacgctgatcCCCCAAGGAGATGGATTGGACACTTGACCTCTAAAggggtaaattgtgagatctcacattagttgaaaAATAGAACGGAGCATTCAAGGGTATAGAAATCTAGTTTTAGtagcgcgttttaaaaccgtgaggctcaaagcgatacataacgagccgaagtgaacaatatttgctagcggggGATACAAGAGCATAATAGAATTCCaatcaaaagcattaaaataataaaatgaaaaactttcaaaaaaaaaaaacattgccAGAGCAATGTTTGGAGAGAAAACCAACGGATAGAAGTTGTTGGATCATGAAAATCTGTGATGTTTGAAGCATGAGAACCAAAATGACAGGCAATGACTGCTCATCATCGGACAAGCCACCTGATTGACCAAAATGACTGGCCATTTACCAGCATGAGGAACCCACCAAGGCCCTTACTTCTGATATCAACAGGTTAAAAACTGAGTAGCAATCTAAAAAAATGGATCTACCAACTGATATCAACAGGTTGCAATCCTTGGTTGGGACTTGCGATGGTTGCTGGATTTTGAAGCAATAAACTACTCTCATCAGTTAACCAGTAAACATCAATATCCAATTGCAATATTATGATCCACAAAAGAATGTAAATAATCAGAAACTGTTCTATACTTCctttttttaccaattttctTACACGTTAATGATATGATCAGAGAAAAGTTCTTGCCAAGAGAGCAACACATGAGTTTCTTTACAGTAATTGCATATAGAGGCATAAGAAGTTAAGTAAAATTTACATGAGTAAAGTGTCAAAGAATCTAAGTTCACACACTTATTGCTTTCCTTGATTCatgaataaacaaataaacgaCCGCAGTTTCATCCAATAACTTCTGTCTTGGGAGACTAGGAGTATAAAGACAAGTTGCTTGGGGTATAAGAGGATCCCAGGTAGGCGGATATATATACAatcttttccatttattaaCACTGCATAATTGAAGTTTGCACTTTAATAGGGAACCAAACGAGATTCATCAATTGTAATACAAGGGAAAATAGACATCTTCATATAATACATGAGAAGAGCTCGATTACTTGGAGACGAtgtatgagagagaaagaaaatataagacAACCGTtcatgtaacagcccaaacccaccgttagcaaatattgtccactttagcccgttacgtatcgctgtcaacctcacgattttaaaacgtgtctgctaggaagaggtttccacacccttataaggaatgcttcgatctcctctccaaccgatgtgggatctcacaatccacccctcttgggggctagcatcctcattggcacaccgcccggtgtctgactctgataccatttgtaaccgtccaagtcccactttggcccgttacgtatcgtcgtcaacctcacgattttaaaacgcgtctactagggagaggtttccacacccatataaggaatgcttcgttcccctctccaaccgatgttggatctcacagttCAAGTGTCGTAGTTTGTCAGATCCTTCGCCAGACTAACCTACAGAACCTAGGACGAGCCTGACTACAATATATTCCATTTGCACAAACAAGTTATTTCGTTGTCATGGATTGTGGGTGTGGCATAGTGGTACAAAACTTGACTAATCTGATAACGATAAACGTAATGCGCAGAAGAGCTTACTGAACTTTAGCTGCTAGAAATTTCACttacagaaaaaaagaagaaatgaagctGGCCCATAGATTACCGCCTCAGCCCATACTCCACtgcataaacaaaaacaagtagAAAAGTTTTGAATCACTTGCTATATTATCATCTGTTATCAAACAAGGCCTATCATCAACATGCTCTGATAAACTGCATCTAAAGTGAAACAAATTCTATGAGCGAAAATATTATGGGGTTCTTTTAAGCTATATTACCGACCACAGTAAAGAATCTAAATATAACTGACCATATAATATCAAttaacaaacaacaaacacaACTAGAATTTGAGTGACCTTAAGAACTGGTTCTCCCTTGTTAGCGTTAGCAGATTGCTTTGCATTTGCTGCCATCTGAGCACGTGCAGCTCTTCCTGCAGCagatttttcaaattcttcttgcctgcaaatatttatatcatttcagtacaaaaaaaacatggatGGTTTCAATCATAGCTTCTGATTTGAATTTCTCGTTTCATTTAGGACTGAATGATCAATTCATCATCAAAAGGAGAAGCTGGAAGTACTTCAATAGTTCAATGTTAACTATAGCAGATACATCCTTAGTATGAATAAGTAATTAATGTATGCCCAAGTGAGCTTTTTAGGAAAAGATTGGTGGGGGCAATTCATTCATCCCAAATTAGAGCACTCAtggcttctttttcttgctttcttcCTCGGTTTTCTTTAGGGCACTTAGAATTTTGTAGGAAAAAGTAGTTAAATCTATAAACCTGAAGACTAAGCTTCATTCGattgctttaaaaaaaaaaattaagcaatCTTCGTGACAAAAACATAACGATCAACGATAGCCCTTCGTAACAAAAGACCCAAAATTCATTCCCCTATAGAACTGTCACATCCCAGACctgtgttagacgaacacgactctccacaatggtatgatattgtccactttgagcaaaAGCTCTCaatgctttgctttgggcttccctaaaaagcctcgtaccaatagagatagtattatttgattataaacccatgatcattccctaaattagccgatgtgggactttcatcatccaacacctcccctcgaacaaagtacgcctccccttaatcgaggctcggaTCCTTGTCTTTTGGattcctttgttcgacatttgaggattttattggcatgactaagtttaggacatgactttgataccatgttagatgaacacgactctccacaatggtatgatatcgttcactttgagcatagctctcatggctttgctttgggcttacccaaaaggcctcatatcaatagagatagtattatttgattataaacccatgatcatcccctaaATTAACAAGACTTTCCTCATCCAACCACCTGAACAATTAACATTGACTAACAAGATCGAAGTGCTGATCAAAAAACATAACGATCAACGATAGCCCTAATCAAATGATAAACTGCTCTAATTGTAAAGGATCGATCAAGATGTACAGAAGTTCCGAATGAAAGTTAAAAAGTGAGGGAGGAGGAAGCTACCTTCTCTGAGCAGCTTCGGCAGCTTTGGACCGAGCTTCAACGGAGGCCaatctttcttcctcttttctctGTTGCTTTTGGTCTTCGTCCAGACAACTCACGCATTGCCCCATCGCTTTGCTTGCAGTTGCAGGTTTTCCCTCGAAATCTCGAATGGGTATTTTCACTAtcaattttgactttcttgGCATTCGTATTATATTGGACGGTTAGGATTGAATCTACAATACCTAACGTTATCGCCATGTCATTATCCGCTTTACAATCCTCAAAAATTCCGTTTACAGCTCAGATTTCTATTCCTTGCCACGTATTAAATTccattttcaacttttgaaGTTTGTgctattttaacttttaaatcattatatctggattaaattttaattatttatttttaattgcatcttaattttaaaaaattaaggggttcatatttttttttttgttccaagTCCTGAAAATAGGATTACTACGTCGGTAATCAATGTTAGtgaaatttattgtttttaattgcatcttaattttaaaaaattaaggggttcatattcacattttttttgttcggaGTCCTGCAAATAGGATTACTATGTCTGTAATCAATGTTAGTGATGCGTTATGATTTGtacatatttgatatttgaaatttatgagattttaattattaatgtaacatgattgtaaataattaaaaaaaacaacttgaCAACGCAACTCAACCCAGGTAGGAttgagttgtgaactctatttgaGTTGCTCGGGTCATCAAACTAACCAACTTGAAATTCGAATTGGTCCCAAAGATttatccaacccaacctatGTATACCTCTATTAAGAATAATTACGTTAGTGAACGAGGGAATTAGGCAAAGCTCGAACTAGAGAATGAACCAAAACACAAGAGTAAAGGAGAGAAAAACCATAACACGAGCGTTAACGAGAGTCAAAGCCAAACTCATAACGCAAACGGGAGCCAAAACTAAAAGCGGTGTTAGTATAACATAATAGCATTGTGTCATTTTAgtcatgttcttgttcttcgcTATCATTATACTATTTCTCAAGCTTAGTCTATCAATCTTGCATAGTCTATGCATGCTTTTACTACTGCATGGTTATGGGTCGCGCTCGGTGTATCACTCTCTATCCGAAAAAAATCTACTTCAAGCTATCTCTCGATTCCCCTCTTGCTCTCATTCTCAATCTACAACCTACTATCTTCTTACTATCAATAAACTCAGCTCAATCGTCTCATCACGCTCCAATTTCATGCACAATCGACACCCAAGTTCTTGACTTTAACAAAATCCTAGCCTCGGATTtagatctttcttttttatagtTTGCTTTCCATGCATAACTTATCGATCATTTACTCCTTTTGGTGCATCTGAAAGCAAATATGTATACTTAATCCCAAGCAATTATGATATGAGAATGAACTATATGATTAATtgttcattttcaattatggTAAGACGTAATTGAATAACAATTATAACTTGAGAGTAAGTGGGTCGCCGAAGATGCAAAAGAGTAAGACCGTGATTAGTGTCACAAccttactatgaagagagtaagttgtgaccctcacgccaTGACAAGCAAAGGGGCGTCCCTCAAGAGACGCCCATCCGGCCATATGCGGGCCAACGTAGAAGAATGCCATGATGCGATCGAGGAGgacgatgcatcatccaacacaccaccacGCAAAGTGGGTATTGAAGACATGTTGAGACACAAGCATAACAGAGACATCAGCATAGACATGAAGgacaagataggcttgttgaagggccgggtagggccccgggccttaacctcaaaagtcgagGTTCCGGAAGGAATTTGGTCATGCGGTTCGGGAGTTAAgtccgtccatatgaaatatgaatgctcgccaagtTTGGTGTCGATCGGACATTGGACGgacaatgcacgacaccgtatgacacctcacgaaaatcatgtctactcctggtagaatgaaaatggctcaaaatgtactatagggggtaccatggtgttagctctccaccacccctgggccctgtggcctaagtgagctaccctgtggcacatacgtgtgtcacagtgtgggcgagcgtgccgagacgagtgtctcgggcgacttcctttgaaatgggtttttgaaggacagtaccggacggcacgggtgtgccggtattgcgccctagcccgcgtgttggaggttgctacatacacccgctatccggtacggtatccgtaaatgactcggcatgggcacgggagggcctatgcctcgatagaacccggatggatggatgttcgggaagccccgatgagatgaacgacacgcgggcccattctcgatggcacGACTGAACGAGTTATGATGGCCGACGACATCCCGAGACTCgggatggcgtcaagacatatggaccccgtcgatggggatcgagatggcaagatgagatgcgacgttgtattgagagaccttggcccgagtagaggcaaggtcgagccgaacGAGTTGGCCTAGcatagaggcaagtcggatgtgtcgcAGATGATTGGACATACACGCacaggcggcgtgtgtggttggacaagcttggattccgcacaagcgatgttcgattggcgaagacaaacctcgcctaaggtccgacgaagccacaaagccggggcgaaaaatatatatggggcttaattccccttaaggctggTCGTGAGCGTGTATAGATCACGACGCCGCACGGTCAAGAACATAGGACCGTGACAATTAGCTCAAGCTCATGATATGCCCTCATTTGAAATTGAGGTAGGATGTTTGAGAAAGTAGCAGATGACTTCGAAACTAAAACGACTATATTATAAGTCAAATATTTGTCTAATAGAATTAATATGCTTGTAACTCGAACAACTACAGTTATGATACACATTTGCATGTGCAGTTGGCTATGAAGTACAATACTAAACATTATAAAATGTAGGTGAAAAAGGGCTTCGTTTCAGATAAACTCAACTGAATTATTCTAGGACATTGGGTGAGCTGTTACATTATTAGCCATTTGCATTAATTACTTTTGGAGTATAATATTGATAGGAGGTTGATGGGTCCTTATTGGTTTGTGATTTGTGGTGTTCTTTTAATAGCTTTAATGTTGTGCCTTACAAATGAAGAAAGTGTCACTCTAATCATGAAGTAAAGGTGTGTAACACTGTCAATAGATATggttctttttggacttttcctttcgagatCTAGCGTTCTTATTAACACACTGCCTGATGTCTACCCCTTTCAGGGCTCAGCATTCTCGCTAGTACACCActcgatgtttggctctgataccatttgtaacagtccaagcccgctattagcaaatattcttcgctttagctcgttacgtatcaccgtcagcctcacagttttaacacgcatctgctagggaaagatttccgcacccttataaagaatgtttcgtttatctctccaaccgatgtgagatctcacaataaccTTTTCGAAGTTGGGAAGCAAGCAGGCTATCCGCTGAGGTGCGTTGGCTTTTCAAACTTATGGCCCCTCTGGTTCCCATCCTTCCTTTACAGCAAATGCCATCtccattctttctttctgttcCTAAAACGTTAGTATCAGTTCATTTTAGTCGATCTCTTCACTTATGGCTAACTCTAAGAACTAGAGTTTAAAAGTAACTTAAAAAGCAAGCATGTATGGCCCCACGTACGAATAATTTCAATCGACTGATACGTTATACGAATTTTTCGTTAGAACATATGATAATACAGAAACCAAACAATAATTTGAACTCTAAGAAacaatttctaaaataataatcagtACTAATCagatttattgttaaatttatCATCAATGAATCCTAATCCAAAATAAAGCTATTGTCCACGTACCTGTCATCATGATTGTTTGCTTCCCCCACTGAAATTATATATCCTTTGCTTCATTTTTTCCTATTCTTCCAAACAAAGCTCATTTCTTTCACTGAAGCCTccacagagaagaagaaaccttCACTGCAAGACAATGGCATTTGCAGGCACAACCCAGAAGTGTATGGCTTGTGAAAAGACCGTCTATCTCGTCGACAAGTTGACCGCTGATAACCGTGTCTACCACAAAGCCTGCTTCAGATGTCACCATTGCAAAGGAACTCTCAAGGTAAGATGGGCACTGGTTTTTGTTCCTCTTTTTTGTCTGTGGCTAATGAAGAAGCTGGAAGTTTGAAACTCAAGTTGTTCATCGGTTTTCAGCTCAGCAACTACAATTCCTTTGAAGGGGTTCTTTACTGCAGGCCACACTTTGATCAGATCTTTAAGAGGACTGGTAGTCTTGACAAAAGCTTTGAAGGTACAAAATTCTTGTTTGAATGGAACTGATTCTTCAGGTTCTTCAGGTTTCGATGCTAATTCTCTGTCGGATCTGTTTCTTTTTCGTGTTTTTAGGGACACCCAAGATCGTAAAACCAGAGAAACCGATCGATGGCGAGGTAATTCCTTGTTTCCCTTGAGCTTGTTACCTGAAGAATTTATTATATCTTTCCCATTAATCTCGAAAACGCATCAACAGAAACGGGCAGCGAGCAAGGTTGCTAACATGTTCGATGGAACAAGAGATAAATGTCTTGGCTGTAATAACACCGTCTTTCCAATAGAAAAGGTAACGACAAGACCcgagtttttcttcttcctcctttcgTTTCGTTAACTCAATGAGCAAATCCGATCTCTGTCATATGGTTTCTGTTTCAAGGTTACTGTGAATGGAATTCCATACCATAAAACTTGCTTCAAATGCTGTCATGGAGGATGCACGATCAGCCCTTCAAACTACATCGCTCACGAGGGGCGACTTTACTGCAAGCACCACCATATCCAACTGATCAAGGAGAAAGGAAACTTGAGTCAGCTTGAAGGAGACCATGAAAAGATAACAAGGGAGAAAATCAATGGTGGAGAGGTGGCTTCTGAGGCCTGATCTGCACAATCTAGCTTTCTCTTATAGCTATCAGATCAGACAAGATGGGCTTATATCCTCCTCTGCAACCCTCAAGAGTCTTTTAAGGCTATGcactaagaaaaatacaagCA is a window from the Cucurbita pepo subsp. pepo cultivar mu-cu-16 chromosome LG07, ASM280686v2, whole genome shotgun sequence genome containing:
- the LOC111799116 gene encoding LIM domain-containing protein WLIM1, whose product is MAFAGTTQKCMACEKTVYLVDKLTADNRVYHKACFRCHHCKGTLKLSNYNSFEGVLYCRPHFDQIFKRTGSLDKSFEGTPKIVKPEKPIDGEKRAASKVANMFDGTRDKCLGCNNTVFPIEKVTVNGIPYHKTCFKCCHGGCTISPSNYIAHEGRLYCKHHHIQLIKEKGNLSQLEGDHEKITREKINGGEVASEA
- the LOC111798519 gene encoding uncharacterized protein LOC111798519; the protein is MGQCVSCLDEDQKQQRKEEERLASVEARSKAAEAAQRRQEEFEKSAAGRAARAQMAANAKQSANANKGEPVLKWSMG